A genomic segment from Gadus morhua chromosome 4, gadMor3.0, whole genome shotgun sequence encodes:
- the LOC115541341 gene encoding fidgetin-like, which yields MISSSSVYGLKMQWTQEHSQWAEQHFDISSTTRSPAHKPEAYRAVPGHLQRASTYQYAWANDDISALTASNLLKKYAEKYSGLLEMPPGAYSEASMNGGGRGGKGDPETWQDGVYPMSCLPEGVVAVRKGGVATAASEVGSGMCSSPGLASSTLSEPSYSSSSCGSHEYGPGVGYTGAYLHGGYGSQAAAGQAPTLSSPLHSSGLLQPPPPPPPPPPSSHPALVPAYNGGSPSLSGYNYPPAGYPAQGSLGPGYSPGGAPPPPPSSYLPSGIAAPTPLPPSSTLPGYPYQSHNLTPITPTPLGSGGGGGSANSLKRKAFYMASQEQINASYGGGGFGYGQTRGAAENAVYRVADNSGSNGFERSGGDKSSSSLLFGSQKQSSMASEQQRKYGGQATGGGALTPPAYASRAADTLGGFASSEQGAAVDDHRLHLSHPTPGPASSSSSSSSSRSAEEQLKSSDPHLLDMVTSEILQQGPPVDWSDIAGLEAAKAGLKEEVLWPMLRPDMFSGLGAAPRCVLLFGSRGSGRTLLGRCLASQLGAPFLLLSGSTLATKWLAEGDKILQASFLVARCRQPSVLFISEVDVLLSAHLAEESPVHRLKAELLAQLDSLLLCPGEDGANQVLVVCSTSRPQDMDEGLPRYFGRRILVPLPDGAARHQIVNQLLAQSQHKYCLSEEDQALLVQRTEGFSGLDVARLCQEALVGLLHASAQGMDMSGMMPRGQIRPLTYQDFDGVFCKFQASISQKEIDTYTEWNKMIGCSQ from the coding sequence gcCTAAAGATGCAGTGGACCCAGGAGCACAGCCAGTGGGCCGAGCAGCACTTcgacatctcctccaccacacgCTCGCCGGCCCACAAGCCCGAGGCATACCGGGCCGTGCCGGGCCACCTGCAGCGCGCCTCCACCTACCAGTACGCCTGGGCCAACGACGACATCTCCGCCCTCACCGCCTCCAACCTGCTCAAGAAGTACGCCGAGAAGTACTCGGGCCTCCTGGAGATGCCGCCCGGCGCCTACTCCGAGGCCTCCATGAACGGCGGCGGCCGGGGCGGCAAGGGGGACCCCGAGACCTGGCAGGACGGCGTGTACCCCATGAGCTGTCTCCCCGAGGGGGTGGTGGCCGTGCGGAAGGGCGGCGTGGCGACGGCGGCGTCGGAGGTGGGCTCCGGGATGTGCAGCTCCCCCGGCCTGGCCTCCAGCACCCTGAGCGAGCCCAGCTATTCCAGCAGCAGCTGCGGGAGCCACGAGTACGGCCCCGGGGTGGGCTACACCGGGGCCTACCTGCACGGGGGCTATGGCTCCCAGGCGGCGGCGGGCCAGGCGCCGACCCTGTCCTCGCCGCTGCACAGCTCGGGGCTGCTgcagcccccgccgccgcccccgcctccgccgccctcctcccaccccgcCCTGGTGCCGGCGTACAACGGCGGCTCCCCCAGCCTGTCGGGGTATAACTACCCCCCCGCGGGGTACCCGGCCCAGGGCTCGCTGGGGCCGGGCTACAGCCCCGGGGGGgctcccccgccgccgccgtcctcCTACCTCCCCTCGGGCATCGCGGCGCCCACCCCGCTGCCCCCGTCCTCCACGCTACCCGGGTACCCGTACCAGAGCCACAACCTGACCCCCATCACGCCCACCCCGCTggggagcggcggcggcggcggctcggcCAACTCCCTGAAGAGGAAGGCCTTCTACATGGCGAGCCAGGAGCAGATCAACGCCTCctacggcggcggcggcttcgGCTACGGCCAGACGCGCGGCGCGGCCGAGAACGCCGTGTACCGGGTGGCCGACAACTCGGGCTCTAACGGCTTCGAGAGGAGCGGCGGCGACAAGTCCTCATCGTCCCTGCTCTTCGGCTCCCAGAAGCAGTCGTCCATGGCGTCCGAGCAGCAGAGGAAGTACGGCGGCCAGGCGACCGGCGGCGGGGCCCTCACGCCCCCGGCCTACGCCTCCCGCGCGGCAGACACCCTCGGCGGCTTCGCCTCCTCCGAGCAGGGCGCCGCCGTCGAcgaccaccgcctccacctgtCCCACCCGACCCCGgggcccgcctcctcctcctcctcctcctcctcctcgcgctCGGCCGAGGAGCAGCTGAAGAGCAGCGACCCGCACCTCCTGGACATGGTGACCTCGGAGATCCTGCAGCAGGGCCCCCCGGTGGACTGGAGCGACATCGCGGGCCTGGAGGCGGCCAAGGCGGgcctgaaggaggaggtgctgtGGCCCATGCTGCGGCCGGACATGTTCAGCGGGCTGGGCGCCGCGCCCCGCTGCGTGCTGCTCTTCGGCTCCCGAGGCAGCGGCAGGACGTTGCTGGGCCGCTGCCTGGCCAGCCAGCTGGGGGCGCCCTTCCTGCTGCTCAGCGGCTCCACGCTGGCCACCAAGTGGCTGGCGGAGGGCGACAAGATCCTGCAGGCGTCCTTCCTGGTGGCGCGCTGCCGGCAGCCCTCGGTGCTGTTCATCAGCgaggtggacgtgctgctgtcGGCGCACCTCGCCGAGGAGAGCCCCGTGCACCGGCTGAAGGCCGAGCTGCTGGCCCAGCTGGACTCGCTGCTGCTCTGCCCCGGCGAGGACGGCGCCAaccaggtgctggtggtgtgctCCACCAGCCGACCGCAGGACATGGACGAGGGCTTGCCCCGCTACTTTGGCCGGAGGATCCTGGTGCCGCTGCCGGACGGCGCCGCGCGCCACCAGATCGTCAACCAGCTCCTGGCCCAGTCGCAGCACAAGTACTGTCTGAGCGAGGAGGACCAGGCGCTGCTGGTGCAGCGCACCGAGGGCTTCTCGGGCCTGGACGTGGCCCGGCTGTGCCAGGAGGCCCTGGTGGGCCTGCTGCATGCCTCGGCCCAGGGCATGGACATGAGTGGCATGATGCCCCGGGGCCAGATCAGGCCCCTCACCTACCAGGACTTTGACGGCGTCTTTTGTAAGTTCCAGGCGAGCATATCGCAGAAGGAGATTGACACGTACACTGAATGGAACAAAATGATTGGCTGTAGCCAGTGA